A genomic stretch from Mycobacterium paraterrae includes:
- a CDS encoding TetR/AcrR family transcriptional regulator, translated as MASKQPRPAAKLTSRGAATRARIVEGAAALVREHGVAGTSLDAVMTATGTSRSQLYHYFANKDALIGEVIRTQLGQVISAQEPELEELTSWEGLQRWCAHLVSMVRETHGIGGCPLGSLVSELADRSESARQELVRSFSTWQSFLSRGFTAMRENGEIAAEADADELALTMMTALQGGLLMAQTTRSSRLRFPPKSGQGLCSLRGCLE; from the coding sequence GTGGCATCGAAGCAGCCTCGTCCTGCCGCGAAGTTGACGTCGCGCGGCGCGGCAACTAGAGCCCGGATCGTGGAAGGCGCGGCAGCGCTGGTCCGGGAGCACGGCGTTGCCGGGACAAGTCTCGACGCCGTGATGACCGCGACCGGTACTAGCAGGTCGCAGCTGTACCACTACTTCGCCAACAAAGACGCGCTCATCGGTGAAGTCATCAGGACCCAACTGGGCCAGGTCATCTCGGCGCAGGAGCCAGAACTGGAAGAACTCACATCGTGGGAAGGGCTGCAACGCTGGTGCGCTCACCTGGTGAGCATGGTCCGCGAAACCCACGGCATCGGCGGGTGTCCACTAGGTTCGCTCGTCAGCGAGCTCGCCGATCGGTCAGAGTCGGCTCGGCAAGAGCTCGTACGCTCCTTCTCGACCTGGCAGTCGTTTCTGTCCCGCGGCTTCACCGCGATGCGCGAGAACGGTGAAATTGCCGCGGAGGCTGATGCCGATGAGCTGGCCTTGACGATGATGACCGCCTTGCAAGGCGGACTGCTGATGGCGCAAACGACACGCAGTTCCCGACTGAGGTTCCCCCCGAAAAGTGGACAGGGGTTATGCAGCTTGCGTGGCTGCCTTGAGTGA
- a CDS encoding transposase translates to MSRTRRSFSTEYKVEAAHRVIDSGRTIAEVARELGLNEGLLGRWVADERRRVEAAAARNEAPLTVAERTELARLRKQVAEQEKDIAFLKKASAYFAASQPR, encoded by the coding sequence ATGTCCCGAACCCGTCGGTCTTTCTCGACCGAGTACAAGGTTGAAGCCGCTCATCGGGTGATCGATTCCGGGCGTACCATCGCCGAGGTTGCTCGCGAGCTTGGCCTGAACGAGGGCCTGCTCGGACGGTGGGTCGCCGACGAACGTCGCCGTGTCGAGGCGGCTGCCGCCCGTAACGAGGCGCCGTTGACCGTGGCCGAGCGCACCGAACTCGCGCGTTTGCGCAAGCAGGTCGCCGAGCAGGAGAAAGACATCGCGTTCCTGAAAAAAGCTTCCGCGTACTTTGCCGCCAGTCAACCGAGGTAG
- a CDS encoding DUF4333 domain-containing protein: protein MLWPLCGAGGLALLVAAVVVIGDVAYPGSTGGAELDVAKVQDGVLQTLSDPASGYGANTVTDVSCNGGRNPSARQGTTFACDATVNGSARHVMVLVSDDRGTYEIDGPR, encoded by the coding sequence GTGCTGTGGCCGCTCTGTGGGGCGGGTGGCTTGGCCCTGCTGGTCGCCGCTGTGGTGGTGATCGGCGATGTGGCATACCCCGGCAGCACGGGTGGCGCCGAGCTCGATGTGGCTAAAGTGCAAGACGGTGTGCTGCAGACCCTTTCCGATCCGGCGAGCGGCTACGGCGCCAACACCGTCACCGATGTCAGCTGCAACGGCGGGCGCAACCCCAGTGCGCGCCAGGGAACGACATTCGCCTGCGATGCCACCGTCAACGGCTCCGCCCGCCACGTCATGGTTCTCGTCTCGGACGATCGTGGTACCTACGAAATCGACGGCCCGCGTTAG
- a CDS encoding neutral zinc metallopeptidase, producing MKHRAQRTTGRRLRHRTGVAVAMAALCLVPTTAGCSSPTVLTGRPASMLYDPNRVGGLPAAGGFTGRRPEAGPPNGTVEGTDGSDDDRLALLAVNDIQDFWTATYPHYFSGEYRPITAIRSYDSRSPSSLGACGVNNGYKSVNASYCRRDDSIAWDRGVLIPLTRRYFGDIAVAGTLAHELGHAVQTRAHSVHFFNHTLTKEQQADCFAGVYLHWVAEGHSSRFAMNTTDGLDHVLAGGITLRDPTDEPEFGHGAHGSALDRIGAFQEGFNGDPAVCAAIDHNEIERRHVGLPPALQNYSADDSAAGEMPIDEHSLGLLMETLTAIFHPDKPPTLTVGGTAGCSDARPSPPASYCPSTNTIDIDLPGLREIGSYTDRESHQLLQGDDTAFSVATSRYVLAVQHLHGVTLNGERAALRTACLTGVAQRSMATPVAVPSGNNLTLNAGDLDEAISGLLTNHLVASDVNGDSVPAGFTRITAFRSGLVGNAAQCYGNFP from the coding sequence ATGAAGCACCGCGCGCAGCGGACTACCGGACGGCGATTACGCCACCGTACCGGTGTTGCTGTCGCCATGGCAGCGCTCTGTCTTGTCCCGACGACTGCCGGGTGCTCCTCGCCTACGGTGTTGACGGGGCGACCGGCATCGATGCTCTACGACCCCAACCGCGTGGGTGGTTTGCCTGCCGCAGGAGGCTTCACCGGCCGGCGCCCCGAGGCCGGGCCGCCCAATGGCACCGTCGAGGGCACCGACGGAAGCGACGACGATCGACTTGCCCTGTTGGCCGTCAACGATATTCAGGACTTCTGGACGGCCACCTATCCGCACTACTTCTCCGGTGAATACCGGCCGATTACGGCGATCCGATCGTATGACTCGCGGAGCCCATCCAGCCTCGGCGCATGCGGGGTTAACAACGGCTACAAGTCGGTCAACGCGTCATACTGCCGCCGCGATGACTCGATCGCCTGGGATCGCGGCGTCCTGATTCCTTTGACCCGTCGGTACTTTGGTGACATCGCCGTTGCCGGCACGCTGGCACACGAGTTGGGCCACGCGGTGCAAACCCGAGCGCACAGCGTCCATTTCTTCAACCACACGCTGACTAAAGAGCAACAAGCGGACTGCTTTGCCGGGGTGTATCTGCACTGGGTCGCCGAAGGCCACTCAAGCCGGTTCGCGATGAACACCACCGATGGACTCGACCATGTGCTCGCTGGTGGAATCACTCTGCGCGATCCGACCGACGAGCCCGAATTCGGCCATGGCGCACACGGTTCCGCGCTTGACCGGATAGGTGCTTTTCAAGAGGGCTTCAACGGAGATCCTGCTGTGTGCGCCGCCATCGACCACAATGAGATCGAGCGTCGCCACGTAGGTCTGCCTCCCGCACTTCAGAACTACTCCGCGGATGACTCCGCCGCCGGCGAAATGCCCATCGACGAACATTCTTTGGGGCTGTTGATGGAAACGTTGACGGCCATCTTCCACCCCGATAAACCGCCCACCTTGACGGTCGGTGGGACCGCGGGATGCTCTGATGCACGGCCGAGCCCGCCTGCGTCATATTGCCCCTCGACCAACACCATTGACATCGACCTACCTGGGCTGCGTGAGATCGGCTCCTACACAGACCGCGAGAGTCACCAACTTCTGCAGGGCGACGACACAGCATTTTCCGTCGCCACCTCGCGTTACGTGCTTGCGGTGCAACACCTGCACGGCGTCACGTTGAACGGGGAGCGGGCCGCGCTACGTACCGCGTGTCTCACCGGAGTCGCCCAACGCAGTATGGCTACACCCGTCGCGGTCCCGTCGGGCAACAATCTCACGCTGAACGCCGGCGATCTCGACGAGGCGATATCCGGTTTGCTGACAAATCATCTCGTGGCCAGCGACGTCAACGGCGATAGCGTGCCAGCCGGCTTCACTCGGATTACCGCGTTTCGTTCGGGTCTGGTCGGTAATGCCGCGCAGTGTTACGGGAACTTTCCGTGA
- a CDS encoding DUF1330 domain-containing protein → MTAYALCELEVSDLQAMQPYLDGVAKTIATHGGKYLVAGQSPEVVEGGPGQFPVKVVLEFPSLDAFKTWYGSAEYQAILPYRQANSRSNFYVMDGVPMH, encoded by the coding sequence ATGACCGCTTACGCGCTGTGCGAACTCGAGGTCAGCGATCTGCAGGCGATGCAGCCCTATTTGGACGGGGTAGCGAAGACCATCGCCACTCACGGCGGCAAATATCTCGTGGCTGGGCAGAGTCCCGAGGTCGTCGAGGGAGGTCCGGGCCAATTCCCGGTAAAGGTCGTCCTCGAATTCCCGTCTTTGGACGCCTTCAAGACGTGGTACGGCTCCGCGGAATACCAAGCCATCCTGCCGTACCGGCAAGCGAACTCGCGGTCGAATTTCTATGTGATGGATGGCGTTCCGATGCACTAA
- a CDS encoding TetR/AcrR family transcriptional regulator, whose amino-acid sequence MTQRRAQAERARRRLLDAALAEFSARHFDDVTTSDIAEAAGLAQGLVFHYFGNKRGIYVEVLREAALRVGAATTSETDTEPAGHRFRQMIRAHLTYLSDHRDFALRLILGGGGGDPQAREIFDQARWHTIEWTCAVLGLDSARPAIRLMLRSCQGSLDEATAFWLTNDHPFALEEMVEMVVDLLIASLRCAVRLDPGLDVSTAISALTDPAASDATEGLRGSRT is encoded by the coding sequence GTGACGCAGCGTCGAGCGCAAGCCGAACGGGCGCGGCGACGGCTGCTCGATGCAGCTCTGGCCGAATTCTCGGCACGCCATTTCGACGACGTCACGACCAGCGACATTGCCGAGGCCGCCGGGTTGGCACAGGGTCTGGTCTTCCACTACTTCGGCAACAAGCGGGGCATTTATGTGGAGGTGTTGCGCGAGGCGGCGCTGCGCGTCGGCGCTGCCACGACGTCAGAAACCGACACCGAGCCAGCCGGTCACCGCTTCCGGCAGATGATCCGCGCCCATCTGACATACCTCAGCGATCACCGCGACTTCGCGCTGCGGCTGATCCTCGGTGGCGGCGGAGGCGACCCGCAGGCACGGGAGATCTTTGATCAGGCGCGCTGGCACACAATCGAATGGACCTGTGCGGTCCTCGGCCTCGACAGCGCCCGCCCCGCGATCCGACTCATGCTGCGCTCATGTCAGGGCAGCCTGGACGAGGCCACCGCCTTCTGGTTGACGAACGATCACCCCTTCGCTCTCGAGGAGATGGTCGAGATGGTGGTGGATCTGCTCATCGCCTCGCTACGCTGCGCCGTCCGCCTCGACCCCGGTCTCGACGTCTCGACCGCGATCTCCGCCCTTACGGATCCCGCGGCGTCGGATGCGACCGAGGGCCTGCGGGGCAGCCGAACCTGA
- a CDS encoding DUF732 domain-containing protein, producing the protein MTTHRSLTVLAMLATAGAGWLVSAGVANASPQDDAYLAALRAVGLHWTPGTQAGLIQEANDVCYNLTWGWTPQRIANDLEARLGAQGVTGAEAATMVNAAHRIYCPGNVCDAPTLCT; encoded by the coding sequence GTGACTACGCACCGCTCACTAACCGTGCTCGCCATGCTCGCCACGGCCGGTGCCGGATGGCTGGTTAGCGCAGGGGTCGCGAATGCCAGCCCGCAAGACGACGCCTACCTGGCCGCGCTGCGCGCCGTCGGCCTGCACTGGACGCCGGGCACGCAGGCCGGACTCATCCAAGAGGCGAACGACGTCTGCTACAACCTCACCTGGGGCTGGACCCCCCAGCGCATTGCCAACGACCTCGAGGCGCGCCTCGGCGCACAAGGGGTAACCGGGGCCGAAGCCGCAACCATGGTCAACGCAGCGCATCGGATCTACTGTCCAGGAAACGTGTGCGACGCCCCCACGCTGTGCACCTAG
- a CDS encoding AraC family transcriptional regulator, with the protein MHDLQAEPTIDVGLGRLIAAGLKDAGGQARLPTGGQAGRVPVAWVTNQWQRAINRADESMLGFTVASRWRFGHLRLTDYMFRSAPTLADAVAGFVRFVDVLNTAANDVGLVRGKRDGLTIVYQVRSGDPQVDAVASQFALGTILRLARHAAGREIRPLHLGFAADAPTHASRIAAITGAREIDYGTELSFMTLPPDDLFLPLPDADATLAAVLETHAADVIKAGGAGATLRDRLRPVIAAQFGTGEPSLAAAAHKMAMSPRSLQRRLSEEGTSWRDVVDALRRERVEALLADGLSRSAVAARVGFNDSRALRAALRRWHGN; encoded by the coding sequence GTGCACGATCTGCAGGCGGAGCCAACGATCGACGTTGGTTTGGGGCGCCTGATCGCCGCGGGTCTGAAGGACGCCGGCGGCCAAGCGCGCCTGCCCACCGGCGGGCAGGCCGGGCGCGTGCCGGTGGCGTGGGTGACCAACCAGTGGCAACGCGCTATCAACCGAGCCGACGAATCGATGCTGGGATTCACAGTGGCCAGCCGGTGGCGCTTCGGCCATCTTCGCCTGACGGACTACATGTTTCGCAGTGCGCCGACCCTCGCCGACGCGGTCGCTGGTTTTGTGCGGTTCGTCGACGTACTCAACACCGCGGCGAACGACGTCGGACTGGTGCGCGGCAAGCGGGACGGTCTCACCATCGTCTACCAGGTTCGCAGTGGTGACCCTCAGGTTGACGCGGTCGCAAGCCAATTCGCATTGGGCACCATTCTCCGACTTGCTCGACATGCCGCTGGCCGCGAGATTCGGCCTCTGCATCTCGGATTCGCGGCTGACGCACCTACTCACGCGTCGCGCATTGCCGCGATCACAGGAGCCCGCGAAATCGATTACGGCACAGAGCTTTCCTTCATGACGCTCCCGCCCGACGACCTTTTCCTACCGCTGCCAGACGCCGACGCGACGCTGGCGGCGGTCCTGGAGACGCACGCCGCCGATGTCATCAAGGCAGGTGGTGCCGGGGCGACACTGAGGGACCGGCTGCGACCCGTCATCGCCGCTCAATTCGGCACGGGGGAGCCGTCATTGGCGGCCGCAGCTCACAAGATGGCGATGAGCCCGCGGAGCCTGCAGCGTCGGTTGAGCGAAGAGGGCACCAGTTGGCGCGATGTGGTCGATGCGCTGCGCCGAGAACGTGTCGAGGCGTTGTTGGCGGACGGCTTGAGCAGATCGGCGGTCGCGGCTCGGGTGGGCTTCAACGACAGCCGCGCACTACGTGCGGCGCTGCGGCGCTGGCACGGCAATTGA
- a CDS encoding MBL fold metallo-hydrolase has product MSPKIVIEHTTFGLMGPLVHTSTTSMSIHCVVFHVGDRIILLDTGFGTQEMDDPQRLLGADALFKLGILVDPRLTAAHRLQARGIELSQVTDIVLTHLDNDHVGGLHDFPNAVVHVAEEELNAYDGTQQRGPYRPYQVSHRTRFKTYGPTDERWFGLPARTVDLPEALDVKLVPLPGHTIGHCGVAYRENNAWSLHAGDAYFDHTMNFLAHPPGLPLEIAFQTDFANRIASLGRLRELRIDHAHDIHMFCTHDHSEYLSWTSERGQPDTLIEYRI; this is encoded by the coding sequence GTGTCCCCCAAGATCGTCATCGAGCACACCACCTTCGGGTTGATGGGTCCACTGGTGCACACGTCAACCACCTCGATGTCCATTCACTGCGTGGTCTTCCACGTCGGCGACCGGATCATCCTGCTCGACACCGGGTTCGGCACCCAAGAGATGGACGATCCGCAACGCTTACTGGGGGCCGACGCGTTGTTCAAACTCGGGATTTTGGTCGACCCGCGACTTACCGCCGCACACCGTCTGCAGGCGCGCGGAATAGAGCTCAGCCAAGTCACCGACATCGTTCTCACTCACCTCGACAACGATCATGTGGGCGGTCTGCATGACTTCCCCAACGCTGTCGTACATGTTGCCGAAGAAGAACTGAACGCCTACGACGGCACTCAGCAGCGTGGGCCCTACCGGCCTTACCAGGTGTCACATCGCACGCGCTTCAAGACCTACGGCCCCACCGACGAGCGTTGGTTCGGTCTGCCGGCTCGCACCGTCGACCTCCCAGAAGCGTTGGATGTCAAGCTCGTTCCGCTGCCAGGCCACACCATCGGCCATTGCGGTGTCGCCTATCGCGAGAACAACGCGTGGTCCCTGCATGCCGGTGACGCCTACTTCGACCACACGATGAACTTTCTCGCTCACCCGCCGGGGCTGCCGCTCGAAATCGCGTTCCAGACCGACTTCGCCAATCGCATCGCCAGCCTGGGCAGGCTGAGAGAGCTACGGATCGACCACGCCCACGACATCCACATGTTCTGCACTCATGACCACAGTGAGTATCTCAGCTGGACCAGCGAGCGCGGTCAGCCTGACACGTTGATCGAATACCGAATTTGA
- a CDS encoding carboxymuconolactone decarboxylase family protein, with translation MNDSALGGRLPLIDPRTLSGDQRTLYETLRSSLVTWADANGFRGMTDDGQLIGPFNPYLYSTGITPGFLAWMQADSAHTTLDKQTHEVVILTVGAVWQSPYELYAHSAVARTVGLSEPVIAGLCAGETPAGLTPGQLVAHRFARQLTRERHVDDDLYREAEKQFGRATVVDMVYLVGLYLLTCALLNAFEIPKPEEA, from the coding sequence ATGAACGATTCGGCACTTGGCGGACGACTGCCGTTGATCGACCCGCGGACGTTGTCCGGGGATCAGCGAACGCTGTACGAAACCTTACGGTCGTCGTTAGTCACATGGGCAGACGCCAACGGATTCCGGGGCATGACCGACGACGGGCAGTTGATCGGACCGTTCAATCCGTACCTGTACAGCACCGGCATCACACCAGGCTTCCTTGCCTGGATGCAGGCCGACTCGGCACACACCACGCTGGACAAGCAGACTCATGAGGTGGTGATCCTCACCGTCGGAGCGGTGTGGCAGTCCCCTTACGAGCTTTATGCCCATTCGGCGGTCGCGCGGACGGTCGGTCTTTCCGAGCCGGTTATCGCGGGTCTGTGCGCTGGTGAAACGCCTGCCGGACTAACACCCGGCCAGCTCGTGGCCCACAGATTCGCCCGACAGCTCACCCGGGAACGCCACGTCGATGACGATCTCTATCGCGAAGCCGAAAAGCAGTTCGGTCGCGCCACCGTGGTCGACATGGTTTACCTCGTCGGGTTGTACCTGTTGACGTGCGCACTGCTGAACGCTTTCGAGATTCCGAAACCCGAAGAGGCGTAA
- a CDS encoding alpha/beta hydrolase family protein, with translation MLVKIGFKDDSFAFELVRNLGFIYYGGSDLGEMMATAEQIVEGDFESWYTNWHARAERTLGRAQASDKAGHKVSARESFLRASTYFRMAEFYLHGDPDDPRILHDSRASRDAYARAAELTGPTWEKIEIPYEGTTLPGYFYKVDDSGEPRPTLIFHGGYDSSIEELYFYGGAPATRRGYNCLTFDGPGQGAPVREQKLFFRHDWEKVVSPAVDYALTRSDVDGDRLALKGMSLGGYLGARAAAFEPRFKAAIFFDGVYSFEDCVRGVLSPAATTAFDDGDASRFDEIIADEIRANTLLRWNFTQGTFSFGTESYYEFAVACQKMTLDGGVVERIACPCLVMEADGDQFFRGQPEHVYNALRSPKQFARFTAEDGAENHCQSGALAYKDEVVFNWLDDILLADQA, from the coding sequence GTGTTGGTGAAGATCGGCTTCAAGGACGACTCGTTTGCGTTCGAGCTCGTCCGCAATCTCGGCTTCATCTACTACGGTGGCAGCGACCTGGGTGAGATGATGGCGACCGCCGAGCAGATCGTAGAAGGTGATTTCGAGAGCTGGTACACCAACTGGCACGCCCGTGCCGAACGAACCTTGGGCCGCGCGCAGGCTTCCGACAAGGCCGGACACAAAGTCAGCGCGCGAGAGAGCTTTCTGCGGGCCTCGACGTATTTCCGCATGGCCGAGTTCTATCTGCACGGCGACCCCGATGATCCACGCATCCTGCACGACTCCCGGGCCTCCCGCGACGCGTATGCCAGAGCCGCCGAACTCACCGGACCCACCTGGGAGAAAATCGAAATCCCTTACGAGGGAACGACTTTGCCCGGTTACTTCTACAAGGTGGATGACTCCGGCGAACCTCGGCCGACGCTGATCTTTCACGGCGGTTACGACTCCAGCATCGAGGAGCTTTACTTCTACGGCGGTGCGCCGGCCACTCGACGGGGCTACAACTGCTTGACCTTCGACGGCCCGGGGCAGGGTGCCCCGGTGCGCGAGCAGAAACTGTTCTTCCGTCACGACTGGGAGAAGGTCGTCAGCCCGGCCGTCGACTACGCGCTGACTCGGTCCGATGTCGACGGTGATCGCCTCGCGCTGAAGGGAATGAGTTTGGGTGGCTACCTCGGCGCCCGCGCGGCGGCATTCGAACCGCGGTTCAAGGCCGCGATTTTCTTCGACGGCGTGTACAGCTTCGAGGACTGCGTGCGTGGCGTGTTGTCACCGGCGGCGACAACGGCATTCGACGACGGCGACGCTTCTCGCTTCGACGAGATCATCGCCGACGAGATACGCGCCAACACCTTGCTACGCTGGAATTTCACCCAGGGCACGTTCTCGTTCGGCACCGAGTCCTATTACGAATTTGCGGTCGCATGCCAAAAGATGACCCTGGACGGCGGCGTCGTCGAACGCATTGCCTGCCCATGCCTGGTCATGGAGGCGGACGGTGACCAGTTCTTCCGCGGGCAGCCTGAACACGTCTACAACGCCCTGCGCTCCCCGAAACAGTTCGCCCGATTCACAGCCGAGGACGGTGCCGAAAACCATTGTCAGTCAGGGGCATTGGCGTACAAAGACGAGGTCGTCTTCAACTGGCTCGACGACATCCTGCTCGCAGACCAGGCGTGA
- a CDS encoding ABC transporter permease → MRLRAKAFRHDPGWASAIEQIVATVDGVRAVQAYPRTASVVVWYEPGSCDTAAVVSAIAEAQDVAVASTGTPTSPYLGAGHRGGLLSKIVGGLAQSLLIPERDDSDPPPEIERLRAALDRIGYYPAPAAAAARPPLVGQLKRIPIRPRWTWLALPLGLAAVSFTGLGLRSLRRWAAVSGVRAARSQPVGRRSPLRLAAMATTALAVPSWGGVVVALLLVGVAGAIAYRQRLGLTREIAVAGARAAVQLLTAGALLRIVFQRPSLLGPFGWLIGMIVIAGQVAGRRSSGLPGARVAATSGVAASTVVTLGTLLAGRVIAAQGRVIVPVGGMIVSSAMLAAGSSLRRLDAELRQSRPAVEARLSLGQSGREAILPYQRSALRTALIPAIDSTKVVGLISLPGAMTGLILAGVSPLTAIRYQIVVMYMQLAATAVSALVTVRVAEGSILDDAHRLIQPDPLDEPS, encoded by the coding sequence ATGCGGTTGCGCGCGAAGGCGTTTCGTCATGACCCGGGCTGGGCCAGCGCGATCGAGCAAATCGTCGCGACGGTGGACGGTGTCCGCGCAGTGCAGGCTTATCCGCGTACCGCGTCGGTTGTGGTGTGGTACGAGCCCGGCAGCTGCGACACCGCGGCCGTCGTGTCGGCGATTGCCGAGGCGCAGGACGTCGCCGTCGCGTCGACCGGCACACCGACGTCCCCGTACCTGGGTGCCGGCCACCGCGGGGGCCTGCTGAGCAAGATCGTGGGTGGCCTCGCGCAATCGCTGCTGATTCCGGAGCGTGACGACTCGGACCCGCCGCCGGAGATCGAACGGTTACGTGCGGCGCTCGACCGGATCGGCTACTACCCCGCGCCGGCCGCTGCTGCGGCCCGGCCGCCACTGGTTGGGCAGCTCAAGCGAATCCCCATCCGTCCGCGGTGGACGTGGCTCGCCCTGCCGCTCGGTCTGGCAGCGGTCAGCTTCACCGGCTTGGGGCTCCGCTCCCTGCGACGGTGGGCGGCAGTCAGTGGTGTGCGGGCAGCACGATCTCAGCCGGTAGGCCGGCGCTCCCCGTTGCGTCTCGCCGCGATGGCCACCACGGCGTTGGCCGTGCCGAGCTGGGGCGGCGTAGTCGTAGCGCTGCTGTTGGTCGGCGTGGCCGGGGCGATCGCCTACCGGCAGCGGCTCGGTCTCACGCGGGAAATCGCCGTCGCCGGTGCGCGGGCTGCGGTGCAATTGCTGACCGCTGGCGCCCTTCTCCGCATCGTCTTCCAGCGACCCAGCCTGCTCGGTCCCTTCGGCTGGTTGATCGGGATGATCGTCATCGCCGGGCAGGTCGCGGGCCGCCGCAGCAGCGGACTCCCCGGCGCTCGGGTTGCCGCGACCAGCGGAGTTGCCGCCAGCACTGTCGTCACGCTCGGCACGTTGTTGGCCGGTCGGGTGATCGCCGCCCAGGGCCGTGTCATCGTTCCGGTCGGCGGCATGATCGTCTCGTCTGCGATGCTGGCCGCCGGAAGTTCGCTGCGGCGGCTCGATGCCGAACTTCGTCAATCGCGGCCGGCCGTTGAGGCCCGGTTATCTCTGGGCCAGTCTGGACGCGAGGCGATCTTGCCGTACCAGCGTTCCGCGCTGCGCACCGCGTTGATCCCGGCGATCGACTCTACGAAAGTCGTGGGGTTGATCAGCCTGCCCGGTGCCATGACCGGCCTGATTCTGGCCGGTGTGAGTCCCCTGACTGCCATCCGCTACCAGATCGTGGTGATGTACATGCAGCTGGCGGCCACCGCCGTGTCGGCGTTGGTCACCGTCCGCGTCGCCGAAGGATCGATCCTCGACGACGCGCACCGTCTGATTCAGCCGGACCCGCTAGACGAGCCGAGCTGA
- a CDS encoding DUF1490 family protein has product MVWQGVLAKAAPTVVTGVVGMVAYEGLRKVAAKKPLRAASVSVTAWGLRVAREAEEGAARARLAVADVVAEAAERIDSEAPSPQPAHPADDPAGPVDAVH; this is encoded by the coding sequence ATGGTGTGGCAAGGGGTCTTGGCGAAGGCGGCGCCCACGGTGGTCACCGGCGTGGTGGGAATGGTTGCTTACGAGGGGTTGCGGAAGGTGGCGGCGAAAAAGCCGCTGCGCGCAGCCAGCGTTTCGGTGACAGCGTGGGGTCTCCGCGTTGCCCGCGAGGCCGAGGAAGGCGCCGCCCGGGCTCGACTAGCCGTCGCCGACGTGGTCGCCGAGGCTGCGGAGCGCATCGACAGCGAAGCTCCGTCGCCGCAGCCGGCTCACCCGGCAGACGACCCCGCGGGACCTGTCGATGCCGTGCACTGA
- a CDS encoding ABC transporter ATP-binding protein has translation MDGFHLEQVTVTRGPSTLLAQVSATISAGRCTAVTGASGAGKSTLLRLLNRLTEPTTGRITLDGVPLTELDVLALRRRVAMVAQTPVLLTNRVLDEVRVGRQDLPEAAAVDLIARVGLAPSFLERATAELSGGEVQRLALARALAVEPSMLLLDEPTSALDEASAEVVGALVGDFVSAGGTVVLVSHDQGLIGSVAGQVLVLDHGHVVASHAKAMSWN, from the coding sequence ATGGATGGTTTTCACCTCGAGCAGGTCACGGTGACCCGCGGTCCGTCCACGCTGTTGGCGCAGGTCAGCGCCACTATCTCGGCCGGCCGCTGCACCGCGGTGACCGGTGCGAGCGGAGCGGGTAAATCGACGCTGCTGCGATTACTGAACCGGCTCACCGAACCCACCACCGGACGCATCACGCTCGACGGTGTGCCCCTCACTGAGCTGGATGTCTTGGCGCTCCGGCGCCGGGTCGCGATGGTGGCGCAGACCCCGGTGTTGCTGACCAACCGCGTACTTGACGAGGTGCGCGTCGGGCGTCAGGACTTGCCTGAGGCTGCCGCGGTCGACTTGATCGCCCGGGTCGGCCTGGCGCCTTCGTTCCTCGAGCGCGCCACCGCGGAACTCTCCGGCGGCGAGGTGCAGCGCCTGGCTCTGGCGAGGGCGTTGGCCGTCGAACCGAGCATGCTGCTGCTCGACGAGCCGACCTCGGCGCTCGACGAGGCATCAGCCGAAGTCGTCGGGGCGCTCGTCGGCGACTTCGTGAGCGCGGGCGGAACCGTGGTCCTCGTCAGCCACGACCAAGGTCTGATCGGCAGCGTCGCCGGGCAGGTCCTGGTCCTCGACCACGGTCATGTCGTCGCAAGCCACGCAAAAGCTATGAGCTGGAACTGA